A stretch of the Fusarium musae strain F31 chromosome 2, whole genome shotgun sequence genome encodes the following:
- a CDS encoding hypothetical protein (EggNog:ENOG41), which yields MSVDQVFRSWYKGDAATQEAFKSVKKHFEQSNSLSSDEKALLGKKSSLQDVEKAVSDAFAKYEARSEASKTRKWLQKASESICHYGQVLDVFVQHHPEYVSLAWGLMKVMFMVSRLSLHAEPDISPSCNRAW from the exons ATGTCTGTTGACCAAGTCTTTCGGTCATGGTACAAGGGCGATGCTGCGA CGCAAGAGGCCTTCAAATCTGTGAAGAAACACTTCGAACAGAGCAACTCGTTAAGTAGTGACGAGAAGGCTCTTTTGGGGAAGAAGTCGTCATTGCAAGACGTTGAAAAGGCAGTCAGCGATGCTTTCGCAAAGTACGAAGCTAGGAGCGAAGCTTCAAAAACACGGAAATGGCTACAAAAGGCTTCTGAATCAATATGCCATTATGGTCAAGTACTCGATGTATTCGTTCAGCATCATCCCGAATACGTCTCCTTGGCCTGGGGACTGATGAAGGTCATGTTTATGGTAAGTCGGCTTAGTCTCCACGCCGAACCGGATATCTCACCATCGTGTAATAGAGCGTGGTAA